DNA sequence from the Pyramidobacter porci genome:
GGCGCGTCATTATCGGTCTGCTCAAGGCGAGCGGCGGCGAGGTGTTCTTCAACGGCGAGGATTCGCTCAAATTCAGCGGCGCCAAGCGGAGCGAGTTCCGCCGCCACGCCCAGATCGTCTTCCAGGATCCGTTTTCTTCGCTGAATCCGCGTATGTCCGTGTCGCAGCTTATCTCGGAGCCGCTGATCATCAACGGCATCTGCCGTTCCAGAAAAGAGCTGGACGAGAAGGTCGGCGAGCTGATGGATCTGGTCGGCCTGGCTTCGCGTCTGACGACGTCGTTCCCTCACGAACTTGACGGCGGCCGCCGCCAGCGCATCGGCATCGCCCGCGCGCTGGCGCTCGACCCGGAGTTCATCGTCCTCGACGAGCCGGTTTCGGCGCTGGACGTGTGCATCCAGGCGCAGGTGCTCAATTTGCTGGCCGATCTGCGCGAGCAGCGCGGCTACACCTACCTGTTCATCTCGCACAACCTTTCCGTCGTCCGTTACGTTTCCGACGAAGTGGCGGTCATGTACCTCGGCAACGTGGTGGAGAAGGCCGACAACAGCACGCTGTTCAAAGCGCCGCTGCATCCTTACACGCAGGCGCTGCTTTCGGCCGTGCCGATCGCCAGCGTGGGGCCGAAGAAGCAGCGCATCATCCTCGAGGGCGACGTGCCCAGCCCGGTTAATCCTCCCGCCGGCTGCCGCTTCGCCGGACGCTGCGCGCAGCACGAGGAGATCTGCATGCGCCAGACGCCGCCTCTGGTCGAGGTGGAACCGGGACATTTCGTGGCCTGTCACCGCCTGAAGGATCAGCTTGTCTGCCATGCCTGAGCGCGACGGTCGGGCTGCCGCGCCGCAGAAGACGCTGCGCTGGTTCTGCGGCGTTCCCGTGCTCACCAATCCGCTGATCCTGATCGATCTGTTCGCGGCGGCAGGGATCCTGTGGTTCGCTACGGTGCTGATCATGGCGCTTGCCCAGGTCATGTTCGGCGCGGGGGCGCTGCAAGGTTCGCATCTCACGGCGGCGTCGATCTACGCGAGTTATCTGACGCTGCTGGTGTTGTTTCTGTTCGCCGTTGTGTGCGCGGTCTTTTACCGTCGCGGCTATGTGATGTTTTACCGCTTTGAACAGAACGGCGTCTTTATGGAAACGATCCGCGCCAGGAGTGTTTCCGGCGCGGAGGGTTTTCACGTCCGTCCCTTTGCCGTCGAAGAACCGGCGGAGATCGTCCGCAGCGTGACGAAAGACGTGAGCTGGAACGATGTGAAAGGCGTCAGGGAGCTGCGGGGAATGAAAGCGTTTCAGCTTCGGGGAAAACGGGGCCGGCTCGCGCAGATTTACTGCCCCGACGACGAAACGTATCGAAAAGCCCTTGACTTTGCAGGAGAGAAGGTTGGTCATCATGCTTAAAAGCGGCAAACATACCATGAACGAACAGGTGTACCTGAGCCTGCGCAACGACATTCTCTCAGGGCGTTACCACGACGGACAGCAGCTGCTGCAGGCCGATCTGGCCGAAGAATACCATGTCAGCCGCATCCCCGTGAGGGAAGCTCTGATGCAGCTTTCGAGCGAGGGGCTGGTCGAGATCATTCCCTACAAGGGCGCGGTCGTCGCTTCGTTCTCCCTCGACGAGCTGCACGAGATCTTCGAAATTCGCTATTCGCTGGAATCTCTGATTCTCCGCTACGTGGTGCAGAACATCACCGAAGAAGCGGCGGGACGCGTTCATGATCTGCTGCTCGCTTCGACGCGGACGCCGCCCGAAGAACGCAGCCGCAAGACGAACTGGGAATTCCACCGCGCCCTCTACGAGATCGCCAACAAGCCGCGCTTGTTGGATCTGATCGAATCCCAGTACAACAAGATCGACCGCTACGTGCAGATGGACATCACCAAACCCAGCGCGCAGGAATACGCTTTCAAGTCCCACGACGCGATCCTCCAGGCCTGCCGTGCCGGCGATACGGTCGAAGCGACGGTGCTGCTGCACGAGCACATGATGACCGCGCTGCGCCGTCTCGACCTCTTCCTGCAGGAAAAGATCAGCGCGCCTGTGCCCGACGAGTCCTTTACGCTGTTTCCGCCGCTGATCAACCGCCGCGCCTCGGAACAGATCCTCATGTCGAAGCAGGCGTCGGTTTGAACGCAGGTTTTCAGACGGCTCAGCCGCCAAAATTATAAACTGCCTTTGCAGCATGAAAAAATTTTAGGAGGTTTTATGAATGTTCACGCATAAGCAGAGAATCGAAAACGCCCTTGCGCTGAAAGAAAACGACCGCACGCCGTACAGCATGTGGATGCACTTTCCCAACCGCGACCGCCATCCCCGCCGCCTGGCCGAGCTGGCGCTCGCCAATCAGAAGAAGTACGACCTCGACTTCATCAAGTACATGCCCTTCGGCCTGTACACCACCGTCGACATGGGCGTCGATCTCGACGTCTATCCCGGCTTCGAAAAGGCCCCCACGCTGCACGAACCTGTCATCAAGGACATGAAGGACTGGGATCGGATCCGCCCTGTCAGCGGCGTCCGCGGCGAGTACGCCGTCGTGCTCGAATCGCAGCGCATCCTCATGGAGATGATGGACGAACACGTGCCGTTCCTGCAGACGCTCTTCAGCCCCGCCACCACGCTGGCCAAGATGTGCTCGCCTGCTGCGCTGGTCAAGCACATGCGCGAGGATCCCGCCCGAGTCCACCGCGCGCTGGAGATGGTCACCGACACCACCATCCAGTTTGCCCGCGCTTCCGCGGCGCTCGGCACCGACGGCTTCTTCTACGCCACTCAGCTTTCCGGCCGCAAGACGATGGAGAAGGCCGAGCATGAAGAGTTCGTCATGAAGTACGATCTCGAAGTGCTGAACGCCGTCAAGGATCTCACATGGTTCAACGTGCTGCACATGCACGGCGCCGCAGTGCGCATCGACGAAGTGCAGCATTATCCCGTACAGGGGCTGAGCTGGCACGACCGCGACGACGGCCCTTCCATGGAAGAAGTGCGCACGTACAGTTCCAAGGCGTTCGTCGGCGGCCTGAGCTGGGGCGAGAACTGGCTGACCAAGACGGAAGAACAGGTCGCCGCCGAAGTTCGCGAGATGTGCGGCCGCAAGGGAGTCATCCTCGGCCCAGGCTGCGTCATCGAGCCCCACACGCCTGAAAAGTTCCTCGAACTGGTCCGCCGGACGATTCTCGAGTGCGCTGGCAAGAGCTGTTGTTGTAAATAAAGTCTGCAAACGTCGGAAAGAGGTTTAAGATCATCCATGTTTACCGTTACCGAATTTCTTCATCAGGAAGTCAAACCGGCGCTGGGCTGCACCGAGCCGGGAGCCGTGGCTCTGGCCGTCGCCAAGGCGTGCGAGCAGCTGAGCGGCCTGGCCGAGCGCGTGGAAGTGGTCGTCAGCGACAACATCTTCAAGAACGGCATCGCCGTCGGCGTGCCCGGCACCAACGGCGCCCGCGGCAACGAGATCGCCGCGGCGCTGGCCGTGTTCTGCGGGCACAGCGCTTACAGCCTCGAAGTGCTCAAGGACGCCACCCCCGAAGATTTGTCCCACGCCAAGGAGTTCATCGCCGCAGGCCGCCTGAAGCTGACAGCCAACGGCAAGGGAGGCGTCTACGTGGAAGCTGCGGCATATCGCGGCGACGAAGTCGGCGTCGCCGTGATCGAACAGACGCACGGCAACATCACGCGGGTGAAGAAAAACGGCGAAGTCGTTTTTCAGGCCGTGCCGCACTGCGACGGCGCCGTATCGTCCGCTTCCGCGAAAACGCTCTCCGTTCCCGATCAGGTGAAAGAGATGGATTTCGAGGAACTCGTCGCGCTCGCCGGCCGGCTCTCTCCCGAAGACATCGACTACGTGTGGCAGGGCATCGACATGAACATGAGGATCTCCGATTACGGCTTCGAGAACGACGTCGGCCTGGGCCTGGGACGGACCGTCAGAGCCGCGGCCGGAGCGAACTACGAAAACGATCTTGCCGCGCAAGTCAAAGCCGTTTCCGCCGCGGCTTCCGACGCGCGCATGGCCGGCGTGGCGCTCCCCGTGATGAGCAGCGCCGGCAGCGGCAACCACGGTATCACCGCCATTCTCCCCGTCTACGTCGTCGGCACGGCGAAACATAAATCTCGCGAAGAAATCGCCCGCGCCGTGGCGTACAGCCACCTGGCGACCAGCTTCGTCAAGAGCCGCATGGGCCGTCTCAGCCCCGTGTGCGGCTGCGCCGTCGCGGCCGGAGCCGGAGCGGCCGCCGGCATCGTCAACGTCATGGGCGGCACGGACGGCCAGGCCAAGAAAGCTATGGAACTCGTGCTCGGCAACATCACCGGCATGCTCTGCGACGGCGCCAAGGAATCCTGCGCGCTCAAAGTGGGCACCGGCGCGACCGAAGCGTTTTACGCCGCGCAGATCGCCCTGGCCGGCGGCGGCATGGCCGTGTCGCAGGGCGTGGTCGACGTGAACAGTTTCACCCGCACCGCCGAGAACGCGGCGAGATTGAACCGCGAAGGCATGAAGGACGTCGATCACACCATCATCGACATCATCACGCACCGTTAAAAAGCAGCCACAAAAAAACAGACCTCCGAACCGTAAACAACGGCGTGGAGGTCCGTTTTTTTTTGCTGCGGGCTAAATCTTGAACCCGTACAGCCGCGAGTATTTTTCGTGCAGGTAATCCAGATAGGGGCCGGCGTCGAGTTCGCTTCCGGCGACGCGCTTCATCAGTTCGGGCGAGGTGAAGCAGCAGCCCCAGCGGAACAGATGTTCCTGCATCCAGCCGTCGATGGCGCCGATATCGCCTGCGGCAAGACGCGTAAAGGCGTCGGGACAGTCTTTCAGCAGCGCGGCGCGCCACTGGGCGCCGTAGATGTTGCCGAGCGCGTAGCTCTGGAAGTAGCCGATGTAGTCGCCGGCCCAGTGGATATCCTGCAAAATTCCTTCCAGGTCGTCGGCAGGGCGGAGGCCGAACGTGCGTTCGTAAGCGTCGTCCCACGCGGCGGCAAGGTCTTCCGCTGTGACAAGCCCGGCGAAGTAATCGCGTTCCAGCTCGAAGCGGACGATGATATGCAGGCTGTACGTCACTTCGTCGGCGGCCGTGCGCTTGAGGCTGGGCGAAACGGCGTTGACGCCGGCGTAGAAATCTTCCGGCGGCAAGGCTTTGAATTCGGGCAGCGCGGCTTGCAGCGCTCCGTAATGGCATTGCCAGAATTCGCGGCTGCGGCCGACGATGTTTTCGTAAAAACGCGCTGCGCCTTCCTGCAGCGCGCCGGTCGTGCCGCCCCACAGTCCCTCGTCGCGCAGCGCGGGATCGGTGCGGCTGGAATACATGGCGTGCCCGCCCTCGTGCAGGAGCGTGAAGATCATGTCGATCCGTCCGAGGCGAGCCGTGGAGATGCGCGAATCGAGAGGCCCCGGACGGTTGGTCATGCCGTGGACGGCGCGGTCGTCGAAAGTCGCCGTTTCGGGATCCAATCCGTTCCAGCACGCCAAGCGGCGTCCCAGCGCCATCAGCGTGCCGGCGTCGTACTCGCGGTCCATGAAATCGCGGGAAATCGTTTTGCCGGAAGAGCGGATGCGTTCGATTAGGGCGACGATGCCGGCGCGCAGCCGCGCGAACTCGCGGCTGATATCGCCGGTTTTGACGTCTTCGTCGGTCAGCCCCACGAGCGTGTCGAAAACGGGCTGTTCCGGCGCGAGCGCGCGGGCGATCTCGGCTTTCAGCGCGAAGGCCCGTTTCAGCCACGGCATGAAGATCCGGTAATCGCGTTTTTCCCGCGCTTCCTTCCAGATGTTCAGCACGTCGGTTTTGATCAGCGTGAATTCGCGCAGCGTGTCGGCTGGGATCATGACGGCGTTTCGGTAATCGCGGCGGAAAATGCGCGCCTGGGCACGGTCGGCGTCGCTTTCGATCTCCGCAAGGGGCACGCCGTCAAGGTACGCGGCGGCTCGGCGGGCGTCGTCGGAGGCGTAGAGCTTCGCTTTCTGCGCCCCGAAAAAGGCGCTCATCTCCTGACGGTACGCGCCGCCGCGGCGGGGCAGCGAAGTCCATTGGTCGTACTGAAACAGTCCGTTCAGCGAACGATAATAAACGGCCGTTTGATTGACCGCTCGGGCGGTCCGCAATGCTTCGTCGAAGTCCATGCTCGGCCTCCGCTCACTTTTCGTAATGATGGATCAGCGCCTGCGTGCCGAGGTCGCCCATGCCGCGCGCCGTCACGTCGAGACAGTTGCGCAGCGCGGCTTCGAGCACGTCGAGAGAGAGTCCGGCGTTTCGGGCTTCTTCGGCGGCGATGCGCAGATCTTTGACCAGATATTTGACGAAAAAAGTGGGCGAGTCGTCGCCGGAAATGATCTTCGGTCCCAGCGCGTCCAGCTGCCGGCTGGCGGCGGAACCGCTGCTGACGAGCCCGAAAAGGCGATTCAGATCAAGGCCGGCCCGGCGGGCGTACGCGAACGACTCGCAAATACCCGAAAGCGTTCCGGCCACGAGGATCTGGTTGGCCGCCTTGGCATGCTGGCCTCTTCCCGCCGGTCCCATGAAGTCCGCCTTTGCCCCCATGGCCGCAAAAAGCGGCCGGCATCTTTCGAAATCCGCCGCCGCGCCGCCGACGAGGAACGACAGCGTCCCTTCCGCCGCTCCCTTCGCACCGCCCGTGACGGGCGCGTCAAGCGCGCGCAGCCCGCGCTTTGCTCCTTCGCTGAAGATCCGTTCCGCCAGCGCCGGGCTGGAGGTGGTCATGTCGATCAGAAACGTCCCCGGTCGCGCCGAATCCATCAATCCTCCTCGGCCGAAATAGACCCCTTCCACGTCGTCAGGCGCGCCGAGCATGGTCAGCGTGCCCACGGCGGAGCGGACGCAGCCGGCGATGGAATTGTGAAGGCGCGCGCCGGCGTCGATCAGATCCCGCGCCTTTTCCGGATGCCGGGCGTAAACGTGCAGTTCGTATCCGGCGTTCATGAGATTGCGGGCCATGGGCTTTCCCATGATGCCCAAGCCGATGAAGGCGAGCGCTTGGTTCATTTCTTCTTCTCCTTTTCCCGACGGCAAAATTTTCCCCGCGCGTTCCGCGTGAGATACGGTTCTGTCCGCATCGCGAACGCGGCTTAGGCCGGATCTCCATGCCGGAACAGCTCCCGCCGCTATTATGTCATAAGATCCCGAGCGAAGCCATTACGGTTCGAGAAAGAAAACGCTTTCTCCGAACCAATCTCAGTTTATCAAACTTCAGTTTTATGAAAGTCATTAAATAATATGAAAGTTTACCTTGACAGCGTCTCAAGGCAATGATAATATCGCTTCAGTTTTTATTGAGTGATGAATAATAGTTTATTCATGCATCGTATTGAGGTGAAAAAATATGAATTTATGGGGAGGACGCTTTCAAGGCGCCGAAGACGAGCTGATGAAGGCCTTCGACAATTCGCTGCCGCTGGGCAAGCGTTACTGGAAGGAAGACATCGAGGGCAGCCTCGCGCACGCGGCCATGCTCGGCGCCTGCGGGATTATCACGAAGGAAGACGCCGAGGCGATCCGGAAAGGGCTGAAAGAGATCTTGCGCGACATCGAAAGCGGCGCGCTCGCGATCGGCGACGAGGGCTACGAGGACATTCACAGCTTTGTGGAGCTGAACTTGACGAAGCGCATCGGCGAGGCGGGCAAAAAGCTCCACACGGCGCGCAGCCGCAACGACCAGGTGGCCGTGGATTCGAAGCTCTTCGCCAAAAACGCCGCCGCGCAGGTGGAGGAAAAACTGGACAAACTGTGCGGCGCGCTCAAAGCCAAAGCCGCCGCCAATCCCTGGCTGATGCCCGGCTACACGCATCTGCAGCGCGCGCAGGCCGTCACCTTCAAACACACGCTGACGGCCTTCGAGCGCATGTTCCAGCGCGACCGCAAGCGCCTGCGCAACGCCGTGGAGATCATGATGGAGGACTGTCCGCTGGGCTGCGGCGCGCTGGCGGGAACCACGCACCCCATCGACCGCGGCATGACCGCCGCGGCATTGGGGTTCCAAAAGCCCTGCGACAACTTCCTCGACGGCGTCAGCGACCGCGATTATTTCTGCGAGCTGCTCGGAGTCTTTGCGATCGTCCTCATGCACCTCAGCCGCCTGAGCGAATCGATCATCCTCTGGTGTTCGCAGGAATTCCATTTCGTCACGCTCAGCGACGCCTATTCCACGGGCAGCAGCATCATGCCCCAGAAGAAGAACCCCGACAGCGCCGAACTGATCCGCGGCAGCGCGGGGCTGGTCTACGGCTCGCTGATGGCGATGCTGACGGAGATGAAAGGGCTGCCGCTGGCCTACAACAAGGACATGCAGCTCGACAAGCGGGCCTTTCTGCCGGCTCTGGACGACACGCTGATGTGCCTCGAGATCATGAGCGGCATCGTCGCCACGATGACCGTCCATCCCGAGGCCATGAAAAAGGCGCTTCACGACGGTTTTCTCAACGCCACCGAGCTGGCGGACTACCTCGTCAAACACGGCGTGCCCTTCCGCGACGCCCATGCCGTTGTCGGCGCGGCGGTGCTGCTGTGCGAGAAAATGGGCTGCGCGATCGAGGATCTGCCGCTGGAGGAGCTGCAGAAACTCAGCCTCGTGATCGGCGCGGACGTGTACGGCCAGCTGGATTACGAAAACACGATCAAACTGGGCGTCAAGAGCCAAATGCTATGAAGATCTGCGTCGTCAATCCCGACAGCGGCCTCGACGCGGCGGGGCTGAGACTGAGGGTCGAGCGGCTGCGCGCTTTTGCGCGCCCCGATACGGAGATCGTCATGGTCTGTCCGCAAAAGAACAATCTCTGCGTCGATTCGTGCCTCGACGCGGCGCTGGACGCACCGGAGATCGCGGAGATGGCGCTGCGGGCGCAGGCCGACGGCGCCGACGCGGTGTGCCTGTACTGTTTCAGCGATCCCG
Encoded proteins:
- a CDS encoding ABC transporter ATP-binding protein, with the translated sequence MSDNLIEIKHLKKYFHVSSGLLHAVDDVSLDIPRGKTLGLVGESGCGKSTLGRVIIGLLKASGGEVFFNGEDSLKFSGAKRSEFRRHAQIVFQDPFSSLNPRMSVSQLISEPLIINGICRSRKELDEKVGELMDLVGLASRLTTSFPHELDGGRRQRIGIARALALDPEFIVLDEPVSALDVCIQAQVLNLLADLREQRGYTYLFISHNLSVVRYVSDEVAVMYLGNVVEKADNSTLFKAPLHPYTQALLSAVPIASVGPKKQRIILEGDVPSPVNPPAGCRFAGRCAQHEEICMRQTPPLVEVEPGHFVACHRLKDQLVCHA
- a CDS encoding GntR family transcriptional regulator; this encodes MLKSGKHTMNEQVYLSLRNDILSGRYHDGQQLLQADLAEEYHVSRIPVREALMQLSSEGLVEIIPYKGAVVASFSLDELHEIFEIRYSLESLILRYVVQNITEEAAGRVHDLLLASTRTPPEERSRKTNWEFHRALYEIANKPRLLDLIESQYNKIDRYVQMDITKPSAQEYAFKSHDAILQACRAGDTVEATVLLHEHMMTALRRLDLFLQEKISAPVPDESFTLFPPLINRRASEQILMSKQASV
- a CDS encoding uroporphyrinogen decarboxylase family protein; translation: MFTHKQRIENALALKENDRTPYSMWMHFPNRDRHPRRLAELALANQKKYDLDFIKYMPFGLYTTVDMGVDLDVYPGFEKAPTLHEPVIKDMKDWDRIRPVSGVRGEYAVVLESQRILMEMMDEHVPFLQTLFSPATTLAKMCSPAALVKHMREDPARVHRALEMVTDTTIQFARASAALGTDGFFYATQLSGRKTMEKAEHEEFVMKYDLEVLNAVKDLTWFNVLHMHGAAVRIDEVQHYPVQGLSWHDRDDGPSMEEVRTYSSKAFVGGLSWGENWLTKTEEQVAAEVREMCGRKGVILGPGCVIEPHTPEKFLELVRRTILECAGKSCCCK
- a CDS encoding L-cysteine desulfidase family protein, which gives rise to MFTVTEFLHQEVKPALGCTEPGAVALAVAKACEQLSGLAERVEVVVSDNIFKNGIAVGVPGTNGARGNEIAAALAVFCGHSAYSLEVLKDATPEDLSHAKEFIAAGRLKLTANGKGGVYVEAAAYRGDEVGVAVIEQTHGNITRVKKNGEVVFQAVPHCDGAVSSASAKTLSVPDQVKEMDFEELVALAGRLSPEDIDYVWQGIDMNMRISDYGFENDVGLGLGRTVRAAAGANYENDLAAQVKAVSAAASDARMAGVALPVMSSAGSGNHGITAILPVYVVGTAKHKSREEIARAVAYSHLATSFVKSRMGRLSPVCGCAVAAGAGAAAGIVNVMGGTDGQAKKAMELVLGNITGMLCDGAKESCALKVGTGATEAFYAAQIALAGGGMAVSQGVVDVNSFTRTAENAARLNREGMKDVDHTIIDIITHR
- a CDS encoding gluzincin family metallopeptidase, with product MDFDEALRTARAVNQTAVYYRSLNGLFQYDQWTSLPRRGGAYRQEMSAFFGAQKAKLYASDDARRAAAYLDGVPLAEIESDADRAQARIFRRDYRNAVMIPADTLREFTLIKTDVLNIWKEAREKRDYRIFMPWLKRAFALKAEIARALAPEQPVFDTLVGLTDEDVKTGDISREFARLRAGIVALIERIRSSGKTISRDFMDREYDAGTLMALGRRLACWNGLDPETATFDDRAVHGMTNRPGPLDSRISTARLGRIDMIFTLLHEGGHAMYSSRTDPALRDEGLWGGTTGALQEGAARFYENIVGRSREFWQCHYGALQAALPEFKALPPEDFYAGVNAVSPSLKRTAADEVTYSLHIIVRFELERDYFAGLVTAEDLAAAWDDAYERTFGLRPADDLEGILQDIHWAGDYIGYFQSYALGNIYGAQWRAALLKDCPDAFTRLAAGDIGAIDGWMQEHLFRWGCCFTSPELMKRVAGSELDAGPYLDYLHEKYSRLYGFKI
- a CDS encoding NAD(P)-dependent oxidoreductase, which codes for MNQALAFIGLGIMGKPMARNLMNAGYELHVYARHPEKARDLIDAGARLHNSIAGCVRSAVGTLTMLGAPDDVEGVYFGRGGLMDSARPGTFLIDMTTSSPALAERIFSEGAKRGLRALDAPVTGGAKGAAEGTLSFLVGGAAADFERCRPLFAAMGAKADFMGPAGRGQHAKAANQILVAGTLSGICESFAYARRAGLDLNRLFGLVSSGSAASRQLDALGPKIISGDDSPTFFVKYLVKDLRIAAEEARNAGLSLDVLEAALRNCLDVTARGMGDLGTQALIHHYEK
- the argH gene encoding argininosuccinate lyase, with the translated sequence MNLWGGRFQGAEDELMKAFDNSLPLGKRYWKEDIEGSLAHAAMLGACGIITKEDAEAIRKGLKEILRDIESGALAIGDEGYEDIHSFVELNLTKRIGEAGKKLHTARSRNDQVAVDSKLFAKNAAAQVEEKLDKLCGALKAKAAANPWLMPGYTHLQRAQAVTFKHTLTAFERMFQRDRKRLRNAVEIMMEDCPLGCGALAGTTHPIDRGMTAAALGFQKPCDNFLDGVSDRDYFCELLGVFAIVLMHLSRLSESIILWCSQEFHFVTLSDAYSTGSSIMPQKKNPDSAELIRGSAGLVYGSLMAMLTEMKGLPLAYNKDMQLDKRAFLPALDDTLMCLEIMSGIVATMTVHPEAMKKALHDGFLNATELADYLVKHGVPFRDAHAVVGAAVLLCEKMGCAIEDLPLEELQKLSLVIGADVYGQLDYENTIKLGVKSQML